In the genome of Xanthomonas hortorum pv. pelargonii, the window CCAGATCTGTTCGGCCCCGCTAACGCAAGCCCACATCGATCAGGCCTGCCTGCAACAACGTCTGCCGCAGCGGCTCCAGCTGCGTGGCATAACGTCGCCACTCTTCCACGTTGCGCCCATGCACGCCTTCGCGCACCTGCACGCTGCTCAGCGTGGCCGATGCGGCCGCATTGCGGGTGATATCGATCTGCCCAGGCTCGATGTTCAAGCCGCAGCGCGTCATTAACTGTTCCAGCACCGTAGATGGATCACGCACCATCTGCGTGTAGTCCACATCGATCACCCGGCCCGGCAACGCAGCGCGCCATTGCGCCATCAACGCGTGATACGCCTGATAGTGACGTGCCAGCGTGTGCAGGTCGTAGCTATAGGCATAGGAGTCGCCGAACAGCGCGCGGTAATTGGAAAAACACACCGCCATCGGCTCGCGCACCAGATGCACGATCAGCGCCGCCGGCAATGCGCGTGCGATCGCGCCGATCGCCACCGCATTGGTCGGCAACTTATCGATGTACCAGCGCGCCGATCCGGCACGCCACTGCGTCTGTTCCAGGTAGCGCGCGCCGATCTGCGCATAATCCAGCGTGGGAAGTGCCTGCAGCAGGCGCGCATCCAGCAGGCTGCGGCCAGCCTGGTCGGCGCCCCAGCGCAACTGATGGCCGAAGTCGTTCAATTCGCCGGCCGACATGATCTGCGAATGATTGCCCAGCATCCGCTCCAGCACCGTGGTGCCCGAGCGCGGCAAACCGAGCACGAAGATCGGTTGCGGGCCTTGTGCATTGGTAGATTCCTGCGCGGCGAACACGCCTTGTTCGGCCAATGCGCCCAACTGCGTGTACAACGCTGCTTCTGCGTCGGCATCGTGGCGCAAGCGCGCGTGCATCACCGCATTGCCGTGGGTTAGCGCGTTCCAGGCGGCATCGGTCTGGCCGAGATCTTCCAGCTCCTTGTACAGCGCGAACGCCAGCCCGGCGCGATCTTCACTGTCGGGCTTGGCGAGCTGCAGCTGCTGACGTAACTGATCGAGATGATTGCTGCTTGCAGTCTGACGGCGTAGCCGCGCACGCGTCAGTGCCGCGCGGCCGTAGCCTGGCGACAGCGCCAATGCGCGATCCAACGCCTGCGCTGCATCGTCTAGGCGATTATTGAATTGCAGTTGCACCGCAAGAAAGAAACGGAAGTCAGCACCATCGAAACCACAGGCCTGCGCGCGCTGCATCATCGCCAGTGCTTCGACATGTTCGCCGAGCGATTGATGCACATGCGCGAGCAGCGCCAGCGTGGCCCCGTCCTGGCACTGCATCACCGACGGATGCCGCAGCAACGCATGCAGTGCGCGATGCTCGCCGACGCGCAACAAGGCTTGCGCCACACGGCAACGCATCGCCACGTCGTCGCCGAGGTCTCTGGCGGCCAGCCGTAACTGCGCAACCGCCTCGCGCATCCTGCCGTTGGCCAGCACGGTGCCGGCCAGCAGCACGCGTGCGGACACGTGGGTGGGGTCCACTGCCAGCAGCGCCTGCAATGCAGACGCCGCCACACCCAGGTCGCGACGTGCCAACGCGGCCTGGGCGGTCTGCCAGTGCACCGCGCCGGCGGACGCAGCCATCAGCTGGACAGATGCTCGATGGCGGCGACGCTGCCGAGGCGGTCGCCGAGCTTCTTCAGCAACGCGAGCCGATTGGCGCGCAGCTGCGCGTCTTCGGCATTGACCATTACTCCATCGAAGAACGCATCGACCTGCGGGCGCAGGCGCGCCAGACGCGCGAGCACCGCAACATAGTCGTGGCGGTGCAGCGCATCGCCGGTGTCGCCGATGGCCGCTTCCACTGCTTCGGCCAGCGCTTCTTCGGCGGGTTCGCGCAGCAGGCTGGTGTCGATATCGCCGGGAATCTCGCCCTCGACCTTGCGCAGGACATTGCGGATGCGCTTGTTGGCCGCGGCCAGCGCTTCGGCTTCGGGCAGCGTGGCGAAGATGCCGATCGCATCGATGCGGCGGTCGAAGTCGTAGAGGGAACCGTGGGTCGCGCCCAGGTGCGCTCCTACGCCGAGCGCTGTAGGAGCGCCCTCGGGCGCGACCGAGAACAATGCGGCGACTGCATTGAAATGCGTGGCAGGTACGCCTTTGTCTGCGTAGTAGCCGCGCAGGCGGTCTAGGATGAAGTCAAAAATTTCTGCTGCAGTCTCCTCTACATTTGGCACCCATAGTCCGCCGCTCTGACGCTGTGCGACATTGACGCCTTGGGTCTTGGCGGCTTCAGCCGCTGTTTGTTGTTTACTAGCTTGCGACGAGGCCAAAGCGGAACTAACCAAACCCACTGCTTTCTTGATCAAATCAAGTAGTGATAAGTCAAACCCCGACTCAATCACCGTCCGCGCCAACCCCAACGCATTACGCCGCAACGCAAACGGATCCTTGTTGCCGGTCGGCTTCAACCCGGCCGCAAAGCCACCGGCCAACGTATCCAGACGCTCGGCAATCGCCAACACCTTGCCCAACGGCGACAACGCAATATCGTCGCCGGCAAAACGAGGTTGGTACGCTTCATCAATCGCCAGCGAAATCTCGCCAGGCTCGCCAGCAGCCTTGGCGTAATGCCGCCCGGCAATGCCCTGCAATTCGGGGAATTCGTTGACCATGCGCGATTGCAGATCGTTCTTGGCCAATTCCGCAGCGCGACGCGCCTGCACCGGATCGGCACCCACTTGCGGAGCAATAATTTCGGCCAACGCAGCCACACGCGCCACCTTGTCGGCCACCGTGCCCAGCTTGGCCTGATACGTGACGCTGGCCAGGCCCGCCCCCATCGCCTGCAGCCCCTGCTTGAGGTCTTCGTCGAAGAAGAACTTGGCATCGGCAAAACGCGGACGGATCACCCGCTCGTAGCCCTTGGCGACTTCGGCCACATCCTTCGAGACGATATTGGCGATGCCGATGAACTGCTCGGTCAACTTGCCGCCGGCATCCAACACCGGGAAGAACTTCTGGTTGATCTCCATGGTTTCGATCAGCGCTTCCTGCGGCACCGCCAGAAAATCGCGCTCGAAGCTGCACAGCACCGCCGACGGCCACTCGACCAGGTTGACCACCTGCTGCAGATTGTCCTCGCTGATGCGCGCACTGCCGCCGGCCTGCTTTGCGGCCGCTTCGACTTCCTCCACGATGCGCGCACGGCGTGCGTCCGCATCCACCAGCACGTGCGCGGCGCGCAGCGCTTCGACGTAATCGCCCGGTGCGGCAAGCGAGACTTCGCCCTGATGCATGAAGCGGTGCCCGCGGGTGATGCGATCGCCACGCACGCCCAGCAACTCGGCCGGGATCACCGCATCGCCGAACAGCAACACCAGCCACTGCACCGGCCGCGCGAACGCGTATTCGTGCGCGCCCCAGCGCATCGGCTTGGGGATCGGCATCGCGGCGATGGCTTCGCGCAGGATCTCCGGCAACAAATCGGCGGTGCGCGCGCCCGGCGTCACCGCGCGATGCACGAAGCGCTCGCCCTTGGCATCGCTGGTGCGCTCCAGCGCGGTCCAGTCGATCCCGGCCTTGGCCGCAAACCCGGCCAGCGCCTTGGTCGGCTTGCCCTCGGCATCCAGCGCGATGTTGAGATACGGGCCCAGCACTTCGGAACGCTGTTCGGGTTGCTCGGTGGCCACGCCCGGCAGCAGCACCGCCAGACGGCGCGGTGTGGACAGCGGCTTGGCATCGCCGCGCGTGACCGCGACGCCGCGCTTTTCCAGACCGTGCAGCACGCCATCGAAGAAAGCCTGCGCCAGACCCGGCAGCGCCTTGACCGGCAGCTCTTCGGTGCCCAGTTCGATCAGCAGGGGAAGTTGTTCGCTCATAAGACGTGGACCTTTACGTGTTCCCTTCTCCCGTCGGGAGAAGGTGCCTCGAAGAGGCGGATGAGGATACGGGCGAAGCTCTGTGGAGTTTGGGTGCACGAGGGCTACGCCTCCGTACCCTCACCCCAACCCCTCTCCCGGTGGGAGAGGGGCTTGCTGGTCCCTTCTCCCGCCGGGAGAAGGTGCCCCGAAGGGGCGGATGAGGGTACGGGCGAAGCTCTGTGGAGTTTGGATGCACGAGGGCTACGCCCTCGTACCCTCACCCCAACCCATCTCCCGGGGGAGAGGGGCTCGGTTACTTCTTTACCCCGGGGAAGCCCAGCTTCTCGCGTTGTGCGTAATACGCCTGCGCCACGCCTTGCGACAATGTGCGCACGCGCAGGATGTAGCGCTGGCGTTCGGTCACGCTGATCGCGCGGCGCGCGTCCAGCAGATTGAACGCGTGGCTGGCCTTGGTCACCTGCTCATACGCAGGCAGCGGCAAGCCGACTTCGATCAACTGCTTGGCCTCGGCTTCGCAGGCATCGAAGCGGTGGAACAGCTCTTCCACATTGGCATGCTCGAAGTTGTAGGCGCTCTGCTCCACTTCGTTCTGGTGATACACATCGCCGTAGCTCACCGGGGTGCCGTCTGGGCCGTAGGTCCACACCAGGTCGTAGACGTTGTCGCAGCTCTGCAGGTACATGCACAGCCGTTCCAGCCCATAGGTGATCTCGCCCAACACCGGCTTGCACTCGAGCCCGCCAGCCTGCTGGAAGTAGGTGAACTGGGTCACTTCCATGCCATTGAGCCAGACTTCCCAGCCCAGGCCCCAGGCGCCGAGGGTCGGCGATTCCCAGTTGTCTTCGACAAAGCGCAGATCGTGCACCAGCGGGTCGATGCCCAGCGCCTGCAACGAGCCCAGATACAGATCCTGGATGTTGTCCGGGTTGGGCTTCATCGCCACCTGGTACTGGTAGTAGCGCTGCAGGCGATTGGGGTTTTCGCCGTAGCGGCCGTCGGTGGGACGACGCGAAGGCTGCACGTAGGCGGCATTCCACGGCTCCGGCCCCAGCGCGCGCAGGAAGGTGGCCGGATGGAACGTGCCCGCGCCCACTTCCAGGTCCAGCGGCTGGATCAGCACGCAGCCTTGCTCGGCCCAGTACTGGTTGAGGGTCTGGATCAGGCCCTGAAAAGTGATTGGAACGCGCCGGGAATCGGACATGCAGCAAGGGCCGTGCGGAAGGGGTGCGCTAGTATACCGGCCGACCCGCAGCGCTTTGCCGCGGAGCACCGCGGCAGGGGAACATCGAGCATGGAACAGCGGCGTACGGCCGATCCTGAAGGCGCAGTGGCACTGCTGCCGCGCGGCCGGCTGATGTTCGACCCGGTCGCTGCCGCGTTGCTTGCCGATGGCATGGTGGTACCGCACGAACACGAGCGCGTGCAGTTCTCCGCCGCCGGCGTACGCAACGCCAGCGAAGTGCACCCGCTGGTGCTGCTGGCCAACCTCAAATTGCATGCTGCGCAACCGCCGGCCGGCGAGCTCGGCCTGGAACGGCTGACCGAATGGCTGGCCACCCGCACCGGCCTGCGTTATCTGCGTATCGACCCCACCCGCATCGATGTAGCCGCCGTCACCGGCGTGGTGTCGCATGCCTACGCACGCCGCCACCGCATCCTGCCGCTGGCACTGGACGCCGAGCGCGTGCTGATCGCCACCAGCGAACCGCTGGCGCTGGAATGGCTGGCCGACGTGCAGCATCTGAGCCGGCGTCGGATCGAGCTGGCGCTGATCAACCCGCTGGACCTGCATCGCTACACGATGGAGTTCTTCGGCGTCACCCAGTCGGTGCGCGGCGCACGCGGCGATGTGCGCAGCGCCGAACCGGGCGCCGGCCTGCCCAGTTTCGAGCAATTGGTGGAACTGGGCCGCGCCGGCGACGTCAATGCCGACGACCACCACATCGTGCATATCGTCGACTGGCTGCTGCAATACGCCTACGAGCAGCGGGCAAGCGACATCCATTTGGAGCCGCGCCGCGAGGCCGGGCGCATGCGCTTTCGCATCGATGGCGTGCTGCACAAGGTGCTGGAAGTGCCGCCGTCGGTGATGACCGCGGTGGTCAGCCGCATCAAGGTGCTCGGCCGCATGGACCTGGCCGAACGCCGCCGCCCGCAGGACGGCCGCATCAAGACCCGTTCGCCGGGCGGGCGCGAGGTGGAAATGCGCCTGTCCACGATGCCCACCGCATTCGGCGAAAAATGCGTGATGCGTATCTTCGACCCGGATTCGGCGTTCAAGAGCATCGAGCAACTCGGCTTCAGCCCCGAAGAGGCCGCCGGCTGGAGCGCGCTGGTCGAGCGCCCGCACGGCATCGTGCTGGTCACCGGCCCCACCGGCTCGGGCAAGACCACCACGCTGTATTCCACGCTCAAGCGCCTGGCCACGCCGGATGTGAACGTGTGCAGCGTGGAAGACCCGATCGAAATGATCGCGCCGGAATTCAACCAGATGCAGGTCCAGCAGAACATCGATCTGGATTTCGCCAGCGGTGTGCGCACGTTGCTGCGGCAGGACCCGGACATCATCATGATCGGCGAAATCCGCGACCTGGAAACCGCGCAGATGGCGGTGCAGGCCTCGCTCACCGGGCATCTGGTGCTGTCCACGTTGCACACCAACGACGCCGCCTCGGCGATCACCCGTTTGCTGGATCTGGGCGTGCCGCATTACCTGGTGGCGTCCACGCTCAACGGCGTGCTGGCGCAACGCCTGGTGCGCACCTTGTGCGTGCACTGCAAGCGCCCGCACACGCTCAGCGACGACGACTGGGCGGCGATCCGCGAGCCGGGCGAAGCGCTGCCGGACACGCTCAACGTGCACGCCCCGGTCGGCTGCCTGGAATGCCGCCGCACCGGCTATCTGGGCCGCGTGGGCTTGTACGAACTGCTGCCGGTCACCCCGCGCCTGCGCAGCCTGATCCGCGCCGACACCGACCTGGCCAGCTTCAGCCACGCCGCCCGCGGCGAGGGATTGCGCACGCTGCGGCGGACGGGCCTGGAGAAGGTCGCTGCCGGGCTGACCACCATTGAAGAAGTGCTGTCGGTGCTGCCGCCGCGCGAATAAGCGAGTCCTCCGTCCTGATGAGCACGCCGCTTGCGCGTTTTGCGGCCGGCACGGGCGTGCATGATCCGTGGGGAGACCCTCGACGCCGCAAGGCATTGAGGGCGGGCAGGGTTTGGTGAAAAATTCTCTGGCTGACAGGCAGACCGGTCCCTGCCGATCCCGCGTTTTCGCTCAGGCACTCCAGTCGCTCGTCTCGTCGCCATCCAGTGAAGCGTTCCACCAGCGCGTGGTCGATGAGCATGCACGCCGAGACGCATCCGGTTCCCACGCCGTTCTCGGACGCCAAGCGGTCGGTCACCTTGACGGCGATCGACTCACTCGCCGCCCACTGCAAGCCCTTCTCGCCCTGATGTTCCAGCACAAGCAGAACTCGGCGCTCATGCATTTGCGGTGGATACGTCGTCTGTCGCGCAGCTCGATCTTCTGAAGAGTCGCAGTTCCCCGAATTTCCGGACGGTTGCTTGGACCTCATGCGCGATCACCCAGACTCTCGACGCCAGCGGGCTTGCTCACGTTAGTCGTCATCTCGTGCATCGCCTTTGTGTGGTCTGCGATCTCCTGCGTCAGTTTTGCCTGCCTATCGGGGTCGGGCTGCGGTTTGTGCTTCTCCCTGTCAAGTTTGGTCTGTGCCAACTGCATCCGCTTGTACAGCAGGTGCGTTTGCGCCTTGGCTTTCAAGCTGTCGGCAGTGTGAAACTGCACTTCAAACGCATAGCCCTCGGCATCGGCAAAGCGGGCATTGATGCCCCTGTAGGTACCTTCTCCTGAGACAAAGTAGTTTTTCAGCGTCACGCACGTCATCCCGTGCCGATGCAGCGCGTCATTTGCAGCCAGTACCTTCGCCACGAAATCTTCGGAAGGCAACTCAAGCGCATAACGCAGCGCATCGCCCACGCTCTGACCGG includes:
- a CDS encoding tetratricopeptide repeat-containing sulfotransferase family protein; the encoded protein is MAASAGAVHWQTAQAALARRDLGVAASALQALLAVDPTHVSARVLLAGTVLANGRMREAVAQLRLAARDLGDDVAMRCRVAQALLRVGEHRALHALLRHPSVMQCQDGATLALLAHVHQSLGEHVEALAMMQRAQACGFDGADFRFFLAVQLQFNNRLDDAAQALDRALALSPGYGRAALTRARLRRQTASSNHLDQLRQQLQLAKPDSEDRAGLAFALYKELEDLGQTDAAWNALTHGNAVMHARLRHDADAEAALYTQLGALAEQGVFAAQESTNAQGPQPIFVLGLPRSGTTVLERMLGNHSQIMSAGELNDFGHQLRWGADQAGRSLLDARLLQALPTLDYAQIGARYLEQTQWRAGSARWYIDKLPTNAVAIGAIARALPAALIVHLVREPMAVCFSNYRALFGDSYAYSYDLHTLARHYQAYHALMAQWRAALPGRVIDVDYTQMVRDPSTVLEQLMTRCGLNIEPGQIDITRNAAASATLSSVQVREGVHGRNVEEWRRYATQLEPLRQTLLQAGLIDVGLR
- the glyS gene encoding glycine--tRNA ligase subunit beta; translation: MSEQLPLLIELGTEELPVKALPGLAQAFFDGVLHGLEKRGVAVTRGDAKPLSTPRRLAVLLPGVATEQPEQRSEVLGPYLNIALDAEGKPTKALAGFAAKAGIDWTALERTSDAKGERFVHRAVTPGARTADLLPEILREAIAAMPIPKPMRWGAHEYAFARPVQWLVLLFGDAVIPAELLGVRGDRITRGHRFMHQGEVSLAAPGDYVEALRAAHVLVDADARRARIVEEVEAAAKQAGGSARISEDNLQQVVNLVEWPSAVLCSFERDFLAVPQEALIETMEINQKFFPVLDAGGKLTEQFIGIANIVSKDVAEVAKGYERVIRPRFADAKFFFDEDLKQGLQAMGAGLASVTYQAKLGTVADKVARVAALAEIIAPQVGADPVQARRAAELAKNDLQSRMVNEFPELQGIAGRHYAKAAGEPGEISLAIDEAYQPRFAGDDIALSPLGKVLAIAERLDTLAGGFAAGLKPTGNKDPFALRRNALGLARTVIESGFDLSLLDLIKKAVGLVSSALASSQASKQQTAAEAAKTQGVNVAQRQSGGLWVPNVEETAAEIFDFILDRLRGYYADKGVPATHFNAVAALFSVAPEGAPTALGVGAHLGATHGSLYDFDRRIDAIGIFATLPEAEALAAANKRIRNVLRKVEGEIPGDIDTSLLREPAEEALAEAVEAAIGDTGDALHRHDYVAVLARLARLRPQVDAFFDGVMVNAEDAQLRANRLALLKKLGDRLGSVAAIEHLSS
- the glyQ gene encoding glycine--tRNA ligase subunit alpha; protein product: MSDSRRVPITFQGLIQTLNQYWAEQGCVLIQPLDLEVGAGTFHPATFLRALGPEPWNAAYVQPSRRPTDGRYGENPNRLQRYYQYQVAMKPNPDNIQDLYLGSLQALGIDPLVHDLRFVEDNWESPTLGAWGLGWEVWLNGMEVTQFTYFQQAGGLECKPVLGEITYGLERLCMYLQSCDNVYDLVWTYGPDGTPVSYGDVYHQNEVEQSAYNFEHANVEELFHRFDACEAEAKQLIEVGLPLPAYEQVTKASHAFNLLDARRAISVTERQRYILRVRTLSQGVAQAYYAQREKLGFPGVKK
- a CDS encoding GspE/PulE family protein yields the protein MEQRRTADPEGAVALLPRGRLMFDPVAAALLADGMVVPHEHERVQFSAAGVRNASEVHPLVLLANLKLHAAQPPAGELGLERLTEWLATRTGLRYLRIDPTRIDVAAVTGVVSHAYARRHRILPLALDAERVLIATSEPLALEWLADVQHLSRRRIELALINPLDLHRYTMEFFGVTQSVRGARGDVRSAEPGAGLPSFEQLVELGRAGDVNADDHHIVHIVDWLLQYAYEQRASDIHLEPRREAGRMRFRIDGVLHKVLEVPPSVMTAVVSRIKVLGRMDLAERRRPQDGRIKTRSPGGREVEMRLSTMPTAFGEKCVMRIFDPDSAFKSIEQLGFSPEEAAGWSALVERPHGIVLVTGPTGSGKTTTLYSTLKRLATPDVNVCSVEDPIEMIAPEFNQMQVQQNIDLDFASGVRTLLRQDPDIIMIGEIRDLETAQMAVQASLTGHLVLSTLHTNDAASAITRLLDLGVPHYLVASTLNGVLAQRLVRTLCVHCKRPHTLSDDDWAAIREPGEALPDTLNVHAPVGCLECRRTGYLGRVGLYELLPVTPRLRSLIRADTDLASFSHAARGEGLRTLRRTGLEKVAAGLTTIEEVLSVLPPRE